In Prunus dulcis chromosome 1, ALMONDv2, whole genome shotgun sequence, the following are encoded in one genomic region:
- the LOC117615788 gene encoding glycosyltransferase family protein 64 C3, with product MSQKTKGYLEMYSLPTNFVILMFLFFFYFGDVLVLSLRTLSMDPCNPTAQQEPQTLISDQLTVLINGYSESRIPLLQSIVASYAASSLVSSILVLWGNPSTPSQTLAQLAHNLTQSSFGFNGISVIRQTSDSLNNRFLPRPSIKTRAVLICDDDVEVDPKSFEFAFKMWGSNPDRLVGFFVRSHDIDLSKKEWIYTIHPDKYSIMLTKFMLLKSEYLFRYSCAGGPVMAHMRRIVDKMNNCEDILMNFVVADEVNSGPILVGAERVRDWGDARNDHDDDDGNGRHRLIGEVAQVGLSSRKGKHRKRRGECIGEFHRVLGRMPLRFSYGKVVNSVGEQGLCQKGGKLVFCDQS from the coding sequence ATGAgtcagaaaacaaaagggtACCTAGAGATGTATTCACTGCCAACAAATTTTGTAATTCTCATgttcttattcttcttctacttTGGGGATGTTCTTGTGCTATCTCTCCGTACGCTTTCCATGGATCCTTGCAACCCCACAGCCCAACAGGAACCACAAACTCTCATCTCGGACCAACTAACAGTCCTCATCAATGGTTACTCCGAGTCTCGCATCCCTCTCCTCCAATCCATCGTTGCCTCATATGCAGCCTCATCTTTGGTCTCCTCCATTCTTGTACTCTGGGGAAACCCTTCCACCCCATCCCAAACCTTGGCACAACTGGCCCACAATCTCACACAATCCTCATTTGGGTTCAATGGCATCTCTGTAATCCGCCAAACATCAGACAGCCTCAATAATCGGTTCCTCCCCAGACCCTCAATTAAGACCCGAGCAGTCTTGATCTGCGATGATGATGTTGAAGTTGACCCTAAATCCTTCGAATTTGCTTTTAAGATGTGGGGATCAAACCCAGACCGTCTGGTTGGGTTCTTTGTCAGGTCACATGACATAGATTTATCAAAGAAAGAGTGGATTTACACCATTCATCCAGACAAGTACTCAATCATGCTCACAAAGTTTATGCTTTTGAAAAGCGAGTATTTGTTTCGGTACAGCTGTGCAGGAGGACCGGTCATGGCACACATGAGGAGGATCGTGGATAAGATGAATAATTGCGAGGACATATTGATGAATTTTGTGGTGGCGGATGAGGTTAATTCAGGGCCTATATTGGTGGGGGCTGAGAGGGTTAGGGATTGGGGGGATGCACGCAAtgatcatgatgatgatgatggtaaTGGACGGCACAGATTGATTGGGGAGGTGGCACAGGTGGGTTTGAGTAGTAGGAAAGGAAAGCATAGGAAGAGGAGAGGGGAGTGTATAGGTGAGTTTCATAGGGTGTTGGGGAGAATGCCTTTGAGGTTTAGTTATGGGAAGGTAGTCAACTCTGTTGGTGAACAAGGGCTGTGTCAAAAAGGGGGGAAATTGGTGTTTTGTGATCAGTCAtag
- the LOC117615401 gene encoding uncharacterized protein LOC117615401: protein MEWRKCYLDVILVPLGFLITASYHAWLWHKVRTDPQSTIIGINTNGRRFWVSAMMKDNEKKNILAVQTLRNTIMGSTLMATTSILLCCGIAAVISSTYSVKKPLNDSVYGAHGEFMVALKYVTLLTIFLFSFMCHSLSIRFINQVNILINSPQDPMSLVTSEYVSELLEKGYLLNTVGNRLFYAALPLLLWIFGPVLVFLCSATMVPVLYNLDFMFNCTEKRKMDTGSENRAEFV, encoded by the exons atggAATGGAGGAAATGCTACTTGGATGTAATTCTTGTACCACTAGGGTTTCTGATAACTGCTTCTTATCATGCTTGGTTATGGCATAAGGTTCGAACTGATCCACAGTCTACCATCATCGGCATAAACACAAATGGACGACGATTTTGGGTCTCCGCAATGATGAAG gataatgaaaagaaaaatatcttgGCCGTCCAAACACTTCGGAACACAATCATGGGGTCAACCCTAATGGCCACCACCTCAATCCTTCTCTGCTGTGGCATAGCAGCCGTGATTAGCAGCACATACAGTGTGAAGAAACCGCTCAACGACTCCGTTTACGGGGCTCACGGAGAATTCATGGTGGCTCTAAAATACGTGACCCTACTCACAATCTTTCTCTTCTCATTCATGTGCCACTCACTTTCAATCAGGTTCATAAACCAAGTGAACATCCTGATCAACAGTCCACAAGACCCCATGTCCTTGGTCACCTCAGAGTATGTGTCTGAGCTTTTGGAGAAGGGTTATTTGTTGAACACTGTGGGGAACAGGTTGTTCTACGCAGCTCTGCCTCTTCTGCTTTGGATCTTCGGGCCAGTTTTGGTGTTTTTGTGTTCTGCCACAATGGTGCCTGTGCTTTACAATTTGGACTTTATGTTTAATTGCACTGAGAAGAGGAAAATGGATACTGGTAGTGAAAATAGGGCCGAGTTTGTATGA
- the LOC117615971 gene encoding basic leucine zipper 9: protein MEQKHVAMCSASHSQLTSSSLFACAELKQSNSEFSMSEALEFLDRSMIGQEAADTQSHRDEKFGEFRAYVRDRNFADTEVLFGDVCAGDLSFDFKSRDIMNGFSSSGELTETLLCTQNLTPKNSSISATMDSQSSICVGSPTSAAKPIARDNQARGAESGSSGDQSDEDDFEIEAGPCGDSTDPLDIKRIRRMVSNRESARRSRRRKQAQLADLEFQVEQLRGENSTLYRQLTDASQQFRDADTNNRVLKSDVEALRAKVKLAEDMVARGSITTSLNQIRQGHLGTPQQFNPHNLRGVAHVSPTVTIHGDDARYAGMAVSGQNGGLGLGNAGMANSNLSNRIMSDTVSCVSDMW from the exons ATGGAGCAGAAACACGTGGCGATGTGCTCCGCGTCGCACTCGCAACTGACGTCGTCGTCGCTCTTCGCGTGCGCCGAATTGAAGCAGAGCAACTCGGAGTTTTCTATGAGCGAGGCTCTGGAGTTTCTGGATAGGTCCATGATTGGTCAGGAGGCCGCCGATACGCAGAGCCACCGGGATGAAAAATTCGGAGAATTTCGGGCTTACGTGAGGGACCGGAATTTCGCCGATACGGAGGTTCTTTTTGGCGACGTTTGCGCCGGTGACCTCAGCTTCGATTTCAAAAGCCGG GACATAATGAATGGTTTTTCGAGCAGCGGTGAACTGACTGAAACCCTTCTCTGCACTCAAAATCTCACTCCAAAGAACTCCAGCATCTCAGCAACCATGGATTCTCAGTCCTCAATATGCG TTGGCAGTCCAACGTCGGCTGCTAAACCGATTGCCAGAGATAACCAAGCAAGAGGAGCCGAGAGTGGTTCCTCTGGAGACCAGTCGGATGAGGATGATTTTGAGATAGAAGCTGGTCCATGTGGAGATAGCACAGACCCCCTTGATATAAAACGCATTAGAAG GATGGTCTCGAATAGGGAGTCTGCGAGGcgatcaagaagaagaaagcaagCACAGTTGGCAGATCTCGAGTTCCAG GTTGAACAACTGAGAGGAGAAAATTCAACCTTATATAGGCAGCTTACGGATGCTTCTCAACAGTTCCGTGATGCTGATACGAATAATAGAGTGCTGAAATCAGATGTGGAAGCTTTGAGAGCGAAG GTGAAGCTAGCTGAGGACATGGTTGCTCGGGGCTCTATAACCACTAGTTTGAATCAAATTCGTCAAGGCCATCTAGGCACGCCACAACAGTTCAATCCCCATAACCTGCGCGGGGTAGCACACGTCTCGCCAACCGTCACCATCCACGGAGATGACGCTCGATACGCTGGAATGGCAGTCTCCGGGCAGAATGGAGGCCTTGGACTTGGAAATGCTGGTATGGCTAATAGCAATCTGAGCAACAGAATCATGAGCGATACCGTAAGCTGCGTGTCGGATATGTGGTGA
- the LOC117615557 gene encoding probable calcium-binding protein CML43 gives MGITGVCSRLLGDLVQAFGGVSRPSTECKPQNGSCKPQNASKVDESMARALITVFGMETNGRIKKENARRVVENLGLICHEEDKSSFDLPGDDHEVPVEEVLGGLEEEDDGSKHNELLLEAFKIFDEDGDGFIEAVELKRVLECLGLGSGWDMDQIEKMVRVVDVNLDGKVDFNEFELMMGVKC, from the coding sequence ATGGGAATAACTGGAGTTTGCTCTAGGTTACTTGGGGACTTGGTTCAAGCCTTTGGAGGGGTCTCAAGGCCAAGCACAGAATGCAAGCCACAAAATGGCAGTTGCAAGCCACAAAATGCAAGCAAAGTTGATGAGTCTATGGCAAGGGCACTGATCACAGTGTTTGGGATGGAAACCAATGGAAGAATCAAGAAGGAAAACGCACGGAGGGTGGTGGAGAATCTAGGGTTGATATGTCATGAGGAAGACAAGTCGAGTTTTGACTTGCCAGGGGATGATCATGAGGTGCCAGTGGAGGAGGTTCTTGGTGGTTTGGAGGAGGAGGACGATGGGTCCAAGCACAATGAGCTTTTGCTCGAGGCATTCAAGATTTTTGATGAGGATGGTGATGGGTTTATAGAGGCTGTGGAGTTGAAGAGGGTGTTGGAGTGTTTGGGGTTGGGGAGTGGGTGGGATATGGATCAGATTGAGAAGATGGTGAGGGTTGTGGATGTGAATTTGGATGGGAAGGTTGATTTTAATGAGTTTGAGTTGATGATGGGGGTAAAATGTTAG